From Actinoplanes oblitus, a single genomic window includes:
- a CDS encoding DUF2795 domain-containing protein: MTELAFTDVQEMLEDLDFPADKDAIVAHAERNGGSTDSAAVRALRAMPPATYRNISEIRSSVGLAPDEMPD; encoded by the coding sequence ATGACTGAGCTAGCGTTCACCGACGTACAGGAAATGCTCGAGGATCTTGATTTTCCGGCGGACAAGGACGCGATCGTCGCTCACGCGGAGCGGAACGGCGGGTCCACGGACTCGGCCGCGGTGCGGGCGCTGCGGGCGATGCCGCCGGCCACCTACCGCAACATCTCGGAGATCCGCAGCTCGGTCGGCCTCGCGCCGGACGAGATGCCGGACTGA
- a CDS encoding SpoIIE family protein phosphatase, whose product MSGAPREYLQRLAEIDDAVARARPDPMVLVERAAGLLAGRVGCRVDEAQAQLRQIAAERGRAPAEVAQDLLAALESRPPTTRQTVRTAVEKALRRPSPAARAAPRKPAAHPTGQQWAGSLRQVLAALPGNHTVLLPVRRPDGTITDYDIVAVSPAAVDLSGRHGDTIVGGRVSEIYPGVAGGPIWQAWADTLADGVAREVGPITYEGGDGPAPFAISLVVRVHPIGPGLLHSWLRPDEQQRMGERIAQTERLGNLGWGEWDLLSGRTVWSDEMYRIYEREPEEGPLTDEEAEALRLPEDEAIHQEAAATFGRGETVDITYRARIGGRIKHLRSVVDAVRDVEGRPVRIYGITQDVTARETSRAKLAEVEQQLHRQRETLEAEHQLAGQLQQVILPLPPGVVDLPGLRMAVRYLPAEQASQVGGDWFHAAATRDGKVLLAIGDVAGHGIRAATTMARLRHAVDALSVTSTTDPAELLRHLNRLLYTDWPDADTATALIARFDPAEATLTWSQAGHPPPLLARDGAARPLDRPTGMLLGARTDPVYETTSVRLAPGDLLLLYTDGLIEDRGKSITQGFAPVLCALGGSAPDEPLTDILARLRRANPQDDTCILALRRTADGS is encoded by the coding sequence ATGAGCGGCGCACCCCGGGAGTACCTGCAACGGCTCGCCGAGATCGACGATGCCGTCGCGCGCGCCCGGCCGGACCCGATGGTCCTGGTGGAACGCGCCGCCGGGCTGCTCGCCGGCCGGGTCGGCTGCCGGGTCGACGAGGCGCAGGCCCAGCTGCGGCAGATCGCCGCCGAGCGGGGCCGCGCCCCGGCCGAGGTCGCCCAGGACCTGCTGGCCGCGCTGGAGAGCCGGCCACCCACCACCCGGCAGACGGTCCGCACCGCTGTCGAGAAGGCCCTGCGGCGTCCGTCGCCCGCCGCCCGCGCCGCGCCGCGGAAACCGGCGGCCCACCCGACCGGCCAGCAGTGGGCGGGCTCGTTGCGGCAGGTGCTGGCCGCCCTGCCCGGCAATCACACGGTGCTGCTGCCGGTCCGCCGGCCGGACGGCACGATCACCGACTACGACATCGTCGCGGTCAGCCCCGCGGCGGTCGACCTGTCCGGCCGCCACGGCGACACGATCGTCGGCGGCCGGGTCTCCGAGATCTATCCCGGCGTCGCCGGCGGCCCGATCTGGCAGGCCTGGGCGGACACCCTGGCCGACGGCGTGGCCCGCGAGGTCGGTCCGATCACCTACGAGGGCGGGGACGGGCCGGCGCCGTTCGCGATCAGCCTCGTGGTCCGGGTGCACCCGATCGGGCCGGGCCTGCTGCACAGCTGGCTCCGCCCGGACGAGCAGCAGCGGATGGGCGAGCGGATCGCGCAGACCGAGCGGCTGGGCAACCTCGGCTGGGGCGAGTGGGACCTGCTCTCCGGCCGTACCGTCTGGTCCGACGAGATGTACCGGATCTACGAGCGGGAACCGGAGGAGGGCCCGCTCACCGACGAGGAGGCCGAGGCGCTGCGGCTGCCCGAGGACGAGGCGATCCACCAGGAGGCGGCCGCCACGTTCGGGCGGGGCGAGACCGTCGACATCACGTACCGGGCCCGGATCGGCGGCCGGATCAAGCACCTGCGCTCGGTGGTGGACGCGGTCCGCGACGTCGAGGGCCGGCCGGTCCGGATCTACGGCATCACCCAGGACGTGACCGCCCGGGAGACCAGCCGGGCCAAGCTGGCCGAGGTCGAGCAGCAGCTGCACCGCCAGCGGGAGACGCTGGAGGCCGAGCACCAGCTGGCCGGGCAGCTGCAGCAGGTGATCCTGCCGCTGCCGCCCGGCGTGGTGGACCTGCCCGGCCTGCGGATGGCGGTCCGCTACCTGCCGGCCGAGCAGGCCAGCCAGGTCGGCGGCGACTGGTTCCACGCCGCCGCCACCCGCGACGGCAAGGTCCTGCTGGCCATCGGTGACGTCGCCGGGCACGGGATCCGCGCGGCCACCACGATGGCCCGGCTGCGGCACGCCGTGGACGCGCTGAGCGTCACCAGCACCACCGATCCCGCCGAGCTGCTGCGCCACCTGAACCGGCTGCTCTACACCGACTGGCCGGACGCCGACACGGCCACCGCGCTGATCGCCCGCTTCGATCCGGCCGAGGCGACACTGACCTGGTCGCAGGCCGGCCATCCGCCGCCGCTGCTGGCCCGCGACGGCGCGGCCCGGCCGCTCGACCGCCCGACCGGCATGCTGCTCGGCGCCCGCACGGATCCGGTCTACGAGACGACGAGCGTACGGCTGGCCCCCGGTGACCTGCTGCTGCTCTACACCGACGGGTTGATCGAGGACCGTGGCAAGAGCATCACGCAGGGTTTCGCGCCGGTGCTGTGCGCGCTGGGTGGCAGCGCGCCGGACGAGCCGCTCACCGACATCCTGGCCCGGCTGCGACGTGCCAACCCGCAGGACGACACCTGCATCCTGGCGCTGCGCCGGACCGCGGACGGATCGTGA
- a CDS encoding STAS domain-containing protein, which translates to MEWVNTTADAEGNLVVALRGDIDFTNSADVIRTIRAGAADAAGPDIEVDLAAVTFLDSSGIAVLVRLLHLAEQRAGQLRLLHPPEKVRDQLYLAGLAELLGAPDAPPSWLG; encoded by the coding sequence ATGGAGTGGGTGAACACCACCGCGGACGCCGAGGGTAACCTGGTCGTGGCGCTGCGCGGCGACATCGACTTCACCAATTCCGCTGACGTCATCCGGACCATCCGGGCGGGCGCCGCGGACGCCGCCGGTCCGGACATCGAGGTCGACCTGGCCGCGGTGACCTTCCTGGACTCCTCCGGGATCGCGGTGCTGGTGCGCCTGCTGCACCTGGCCGAGCAGCGCGCCGGGCAGCTGCGGCTGCTGCACCCGCCGGAGAAGGTGCGTGACCAGCTGTACCTGGCCGGCCTGGCCGAGCTGCTCGGCGCGCCCGACGCGCCGCCGAGCTGGCTGGGCTGA
- a CDS encoding PadR family transcriptional regulator → MPQARLAGPLSEGPKYGLQLREEFEARTGEVWPLNVGQVYQTLQRLERDGLVESDEDGEAGPRKGFRITEAGAGELAGREPAALAREPLD, encoded by the coding sequence TTGCCGCAGGCGCGGCTCGCGGGACCGCTCAGCGAGGGGCCGAAGTATGGGCTTCAGCTGCGGGAGGAGTTCGAGGCGCGGACCGGGGAGGTCTGGCCGCTCAACGTCGGGCAGGTCTATCAGACGCTGCAGCGGCTGGAGCGGGACGGGCTCGTCGAGTCCGATGAGGACGGCGAGGCGGGGCCGCGGAAGGGCTTCCGGATCACCGAGGCGGGGGCCGGTGAGCTGGCCGGCCGGGAGCCGGCGGCGCTCGCCCGCGAGCCGCTGGACTGA
- a CDS encoding M20/M25/M40 family metallo-hydrolase, with the protein MRIGVDLRAAVDRTMPGVRADLERLVSIPGIAFDGFDHAEVDRSATAVADLLAGCGLRVRIVRAGGRPAVIGHRPAPPGAPTVLLYAHHDVQPAGDLTLWDSDPFQPVERDGRLYGRGAADDKAGVLLHVAALRAWGDDLPVGVTVFIEGEEEYGSGSLERILDEHAETLRSDVIVVADSDNWDTGWPAFTTSLRGQLSCLVEVRSADPLTVLVRLLATLHDEAGEVAVAGLVARETATVDYPEERLRREAGVLDGVRLVGRGRIADRLWAKPSLTVLGIDRDRPRRATAKVSLRLAPGDNPLLAYDAVRTHLHGHLPGGAALTVTLESGTAPSVVATSGPAYDAARAAWTAAWDGTAPADIGIGGSIPCVAAFQRRFPEAVMLVPGIEDPYCAAHGPNESLHLTDFARTCLAEALLLGNLASL; encoded by the coding sequence ATGCGCATCGGCGTCGACCTGCGCGCCGCTGTCGACAGGACGATGCCCGGGGTGCGCGCCGACCTGGAACGGCTGGTCAGCATCCCGGGGATCGCCTTCGACGGCTTCGACCACGCGGAGGTCGACCGGTCCGCCACGGCCGTCGCCGACCTGCTGGCCGGCTGCGGCCTGCGCGTGCGCATCGTCCGGGCCGGCGGCCGGCCCGCGGTGATCGGGCACCGGCCGGCACCGCCCGGCGCACCGACGGTGCTGCTCTACGCCCACCACGACGTGCAGCCGGCGGGTGACCTGACGCTGTGGGACAGCGATCCGTTCCAGCCGGTCGAGCGCGACGGCCGCCTCTACGGCCGGGGCGCCGCCGACGACAAGGCCGGCGTGCTGCTGCACGTGGCGGCGCTGCGGGCCTGGGGCGACGACCTGCCGGTCGGCGTCACGGTGTTCATCGAGGGCGAGGAGGAGTACGGCTCCGGTTCGCTGGAGCGGATCCTCGACGAGCACGCCGAGACGCTGCGCTCCGACGTGATAGTGGTGGCCGACTCCGACAACTGGGACACCGGCTGGCCGGCTTTCACCACGTCGCTGCGCGGGCAGCTCAGTTGCCTCGTCGAGGTGCGGTCCGCGGACCCGCTCACCGTGCTGGTCCGCCTGCTGGCCACGCTGCACGACGAGGCCGGCGAGGTCGCGGTGGCCGGCCTGGTGGCCCGGGAGACCGCCACCGTCGACTACCCGGAGGAGCGGCTACGGCGCGAGGCCGGCGTGCTCGACGGCGTCCGGCTGGTCGGCCGGGGCCGGATCGCCGACCGGCTCTGGGCCAAGCCGTCGCTCACGGTGCTCGGCATCGACCGGGACCGGCCGCGCCGGGCGACGGCCAAGGTCAGCTTGCGGCTCGCTCCGGGGGACAATCCGCTCCTGGCGTACGACGCGGTCCGCACCCACCTGCACGGCCACCTGCCGGGCGGCGCCGCCCTCACGGTGACCCTGGAGAGCGGGACCGCCCCGAGCGTCGTGGCGACGAGCGGGCCGGCGTACGACGCCGCGCGCGCCGCCTGGACCGCCGCCTGGGACGGGACCGCCCCGGCCGACATCGGGATCGGCGGCTCGATCCCGTGCGTCGCCGCCTTTCAGCGCCGGTTCCCGGAGGCGGTGATGCTGGTGCCGGGCATCGAGGACCCGTACTGCGCGGCACACGGGCCGAACGAGAGCCTGCACCTGACCGACTTCGCCCGTACCTGCCTGGCCGAGGCATTGCTGCTCGGCAATCTTGCGTCACTCTGA
- a CDS encoding ATP-binding protein, which produces MPEITRDFTRADLPALRTEVERFGTAQGLDGLALYRFVAAVHELATNAIRHGGGAGHLYLGHSGTALRCRVTDRGPGFPDPGHELTPPDSRALNGRGLWYVRNVAATLDISSDPTGTSVTVTMPG; this is translated from the coding sequence ATGCCCGAGATCACCCGCGACTTCACCCGGGCCGACCTGCCGGCGCTGCGCACCGAGGTCGAGCGCTTCGGCACCGCGCAGGGCCTCGACGGCCTCGCCCTCTACCGCTTCGTGGCCGCCGTCCACGAACTCGCCACCAACGCCATCCGGCACGGCGGGGGAGCGGGCCACCTCTATCTGGGCCATTCCGGCACGGCGCTGCGCTGCCGGGTCACCGACCGCGGCCCGGGTTTCCCCGATCCCGGCCACGAGCTCACCCCGCCGGACTCGCGGGCGCTCAACGGCCGCGGGTTGTGGTATGTCCGGAATGTCGCAGCCACCCTCGACATCAGCAGCGACCCCACCGGCACCAGCGTCACCGTCACGATGCCCGGCTGA
- a CDS encoding acyl-CoA-like ligand-binding transcription factor, with protein sequence MAERKRQLVAAEITEVALQLCAVKGFDTTTVDEIVEAAGISRRTFFRYFASKEDVAIQLLASLGADMCDELRSRPAGEPPATALRHAVGMAIDHCVDQPLKSLRVVQLILRTPVLHARMLEREAQWRAALTTELAARLGRDPAVDLFPEMAAGMALAAFEAAMHHWSASDGAADPHELTDRAFAVIEPALNRSA encoded by the coding sequence ATGGCGGAACGCAAACGGCAGCTGGTGGCCGCCGAGATCACCGAGGTGGCACTGCAGCTCTGCGCGGTCAAGGGCTTCGACACCACGACGGTCGACGAGATCGTCGAGGCGGCCGGCATCTCCCGGCGCACGTTCTTCCGCTACTTCGCCTCCAAGGAGGACGTCGCCATCCAGCTGCTGGCCTCGCTCGGCGCCGACATGTGCGACGAGTTGCGGTCGCGGCCGGCCGGTGAGCCGCCGGCCACCGCGTTGCGCCACGCCGTCGGCATGGCCATCGACCACTGCGTCGACCAGCCGCTGAAATCGTTACGGGTCGTTCAACTGATTTTGCGTACGCCCGTCCTGCACGCCCGCATGCTGGAGCGGGAGGCGCAGTGGCGGGCCGCCCTGACCACCGAGCTGGCCGCCCGCCTGGGCCGCGACCCCGCCGTCGACCTGTTCCCCGAGATGGCGGCCGGGATGGCCCTCGCCGCGTTCGAGGCCGCGATGCACCACTGGAGCGCCAGCGACGGCGCCGCCGACCCGCACGAGCTCACCGACCGCGCGTTCGCCGTGATCGAACCGGCGCTCAACCGGTCAGCCTGA
- a CDS encoding oxidoreductase has protein sequence MTVSLITGTTSGLGLATARALLDRGHQVIAAVRDPDRAARLLPGAEARHLDLADLDSVHDFATELRAGHRHLDLLINNAGVMGMPRTLTAQGHELQFGVNHLGHFALTGLLLDLLAAGRAPRVVTVSSTLHRKGKLRFDDLTGAREYQPMAAYNQSKLANAAFGLELHRRLTAAGSPIRSVLAHPGFSRTNLQQAGTVGGNRLLLRITAPLIAQPAERGALPILHAAAGEPVRGGEFYGPSGAGELRGAPKLVEPSAEARDPELGARLWTVSEQLTGVRYAMESV, from the coding sequence ATGACGGTATCGCTGATCACCGGCACCACCAGCGGGCTCGGCCTGGCCACCGCCCGCGCCCTCCTCGACCGCGGCCACCAGGTCATCGCCGCGGTCCGTGACCCGGACCGCGCCGCCCGCCTGCTACCCGGCGCCGAGGCCCGCCACCTCGACCTGGCCGACCTGGACTCGGTGCACGACTTCGCCACCGAGCTGCGCGCCGGCCACCGCCACCTGGACCTGCTGATCAACAACGCCGGCGTGATGGGCATGCCGCGCACGCTCACCGCGCAGGGCCACGAGCTGCAGTTCGGCGTCAACCACCTGGGCCACTTCGCGCTCACCGGCCTGCTGCTCGACCTGCTCGCGGCCGGCCGGGCGCCGCGCGTCGTCACCGTCTCGTCGACTCTGCACCGGAAGGGCAAGCTCCGCTTCGACGACCTCACCGGCGCCCGCGAGTACCAGCCGATGGCCGCCTACAACCAGTCCAAGCTCGCCAACGCCGCCTTCGGCCTGGAACTGCACCGCCGCCTGACCGCGGCCGGCAGCCCGATCCGCAGCGTGCTCGCCCACCCGGGCTTCAGCCGGACGAACCTGCAGCAGGCCGGCACGGTCGGCGGCAACCGGCTGCTGTTGCGGATCACCGCCCCGCTGATCGCGCAGCCCGCGGAGCGCGGCGCCCTGCCGATCCTGCACGCCGCCGCCGGTGAGCCGGTGCGCGGCGGCGAGTTCTACGGCCCGTCCGGGGCCGGCGAGCTGCGTGGCGCGCCGAAGCTCGTCGAGCCGTCCGCCGAGGCCCGCGACCCGGAGCTGGGCGCCCGCCTGTGGACGGTGTCCGAGCAGCTGACCGGGGTCCGATACGCGATGGAGAGCGTCTAG
- a CDS encoding MarR family winged helix-turn-helix transcriptional regulator has product MSPLAIDGRLFGVLSSVGRRGPSTQAQLTAELGADKSTMLRTVDDLERRGLIERQPVPGDRRARMIALTPGGQECLAAAQAVAREVAGRLFGEMDPAQLTALRDGLRSFVETGEATP; this is encoded by the coding sequence GTGTCGCCGCTGGCCATCGACGGACGGCTGTTCGGCGTGCTGTCGTCGGTCGGCCGGCGCGGGCCCTCCACGCAGGCGCAATTGACCGCCGAGCTGGGCGCGGACAAGTCGACGATGCTGCGCACGGTCGACGATCTGGAGCGGCGCGGACTGATCGAACGGCAGCCGGTGCCGGGTGACCGGCGAGCCCGGATGATCGCGCTGACGCCGGGCGGGCAGGAATGCCTGGCCGCGGCGCAGGCGGTGGCCCGGGAGGTGGCCGGGCGGCTCTTCGGTGAGATGGACCCGGCGCAGCTGACCGCGCTCCGCGACGGGTTGCGGAGCTTCGTGGAGACCGGCGAAGCGACGCCCTGA
- a CDS encoding multicopper oxidase family protein codes for MASGDTTVGSRDYTYPMRQPAATLWYHDHRMDFTGPAVWRGLAGFHLIRDATERGLPDGARDLPLMIADRSFDADGSFRYPSVDPSLRGAPGVTGDHHAGVLGDVLLVNGVPWPVARVPRARHRLRLLNASNARRYRLRLDPPRPLVQIGTDGGLLTAPVEHDAIELAPGQRYDVIVDFAGYREGQRVTLRNDFGSGATDRVMRFDVGATVQDTSRIPDRLAAATTLAGPVAAARSLHFQRGGDSWTVNGRPFDPDVPIASPRLGAVEVWRLTSDFHHPVHVHLGRFEVISRGLGGPGPFDAGPKDTIDLRPAEEVSVRVRFDDHPGRYVLHCHNLEHEDMAMMATIRVTA; via the coding sequence ATGGCCAGCGGCGACACGACCGTCGGGTCCCGCGACTACACCTATCCGATGCGGCAGCCGGCGGCCACCCTCTGGTACCACGACCACCGCATGGACTTCACCGGTCCGGCGGTCTGGCGGGGTCTCGCCGGCTTCCACCTGATCCGCGACGCCACCGAGCGCGGCCTGCCGGACGGTGCCCGCGACCTGCCGCTGATGATCGCCGACCGGTCCTTCGACGCCGACGGTTCGTTCCGCTACCCGAGCGTCGACCCGTCCCTGCGCGGCGCCCCCGGCGTCACCGGCGACCACCACGCCGGGGTGCTCGGGGATGTCCTGCTGGTCAACGGTGTGCCGTGGCCGGTCGCCCGGGTGCCCCGGGCCCGGCACCGGCTGCGCCTGCTCAACGCCTCGAACGCCCGCCGCTATCGGCTCCGGCTCGACCCGCCGCGCCCGCTCGTGCAGATCGGCACCGACGGTGGCCTGCTCACCGCCCCGGTCGAGCACGACGCGATCGAGCTGGCCCCGGGCCAGCGCTACGACGTGATCGTCGACTTCGCCGGCTACCGGGAGGGGCAGCGGGTCACCCTGCGCAACGACTTCGGCTCCGGCGCGACGGACCGCGTCATGCGGTTCGACGTGGGCGCCACGGTCCAGGACACCAGCCGGATCCCGGACCGGCTCGCCGCCGCGACCACGCTGGCCGGGCCGGTTGCCGCCGCCCGGTCGCTGCACTTCCAGCGGGGCGGCGACAGCTGGACCGTCAACGGCCGCCCGTTCGACCCGGACGTGCCGATCGCCTCACCCCGCCTGGGCGCGGTCGAGGTGTGGCGGCTGACGTCGGACTTTCACCACCCGGTCCACGTGCACCTCGGCCGGTTCGAGGTGATCTCGCGGGGGCTCGGCGGGCCCGGCCCGTTCGACGCCGGGCCGAAGGACACCATCGACCTGCGCCCGGCCGAGGAGGTCAGCGTCCGGGTCCGCTTCGACGACCACCCGGGCCGCTACGTCCTGCACTGCCACAACCTGGAACACGAGGACATGGCGATGATGGCCACCATCCGGGTCACCGCCTGA